From a single Solenopsis invicta isolate M01_SB chromosome 6, UNIL_Sinv_3.0, whole genome shotgun sequence genomic region:
- the LOC105202564 gene encoding uncharacterized protein LOC105202564, giving the protein MEAQFLTANITVDDTKYNYVIQCLDEACLAEVSDIVLNPPAADKYHALKDRLDKSFADSAEKKLRRLLNEIDLGDRRPSQLLRRMRDLAQSGVSKEVLKSLWLQRLPQQVQAILTATKYDLEELSQLADRVTDVLPAGINVVTAATSKQTLPTDPQCSQISALIERVEKLETRASRSRSRTPQGSGRGSYSRSSSGSQSDSCWYHRRFGSKANRCTKPCDTRADVSTLPVSKRNRSNQSDHVLYAANRTIIPTFGQKLLKLDLGFRWTFQWPFVIANVDICIIGSDFLAHFNLLPDIRHKRLIDGNTLIKVSAQLVKQATPRITTLAENCPFKEILSKFPEVTKTSIIHKETAHGVEHVIETTGSLVSAKAR; this is encoded by the exons ATGGAAGCTCAGTTCCTTACCGCGAATATAACAGTAGACGATACGAAGTATAATTACGTGATACAATGCCTCGACGAAGCTTGTTTAGCTGAGGTTAGCGATATTGTGCTTAATCCTCCCGCGGCGGACAAATATCATGCGCTTAAGGACAGGTTAGATAAAAGTTTCGCGGACAGCGCCGAAAAGAAACTGCGTAGACTATTAAATGAGATCGATCTGGGTGACCGCCGCCCGTCGCAATTACTTAGACGAATGCGAGACCTTGCACAATCCGGTGTATCCAAAGAAGTGCTTAAATCTTTGTGGCTACAACGACTACCGCAGCAGGTGCAAGCCATTTTAACAGCTACCAAGTACGACCTTGAAGAATTATCGCAGCTAGCGGATAGAGTAACAGATGTGTTACCCGCCGGCATTAACGTGGTCACGGCAGCAACATCCAAGCAGACTCTTCCAACGGATCCGCAATGTTCGCAGATTTCCGCGCTTATAGAACGAGTGGAAAAGCTAGAGACTCGTGCTTCGCGCAGCCGTTCACGAACTCCGCAGGGTTCTGGTCGCGGAAGTTATTCAAGATCCAGTTCAGGGAGCCAATCCGATAGCTGCTGGTACCATCGACGTTTTGGCAGCAAAGCCAACAGGTGCACGAAGCCGTGCG acACCAGGGCGGACGTCTCGACTCTTCCCGTCTCAAAACGCAACCGGTCGAATCAGAGCGATCATGTACTTTATGCGGCTAATAGAACAATTATTCCTACGTTTGGACAGAAGTTACTCAAACTCGACTTGGGATTCCGTTGGACCTTTCAATGGCCTTTTGTGATTGCCAACGTGGACATCTGTATCATTGGCTCGGATTTCCTggcacattttaatttattgcccGACATTCGACACAAGCGGTTAATCGACGGCAATACGCTCATCAAAGTCTCCGCTCAGCTGGTCAAACAAGCCACGCCTCGCATAACAACGTTGGCCGAAAATTGTCCATTTAAAGAGATTCTAAGTAAGTTTCCAGAAGTAACGAAGACGTCGATCATTCATAAGGAAACTGCGCACGGAGTGGAACATGTTATCGAGACAACGGGTTCCCTTGTGTCAGCCAAAGCTAGATGA